The Phyllopteryx taeniolatus isolate TA_2022b chromosome 17, UOR_Ptae_1.2, whole genome shotgun sequence genome window below encodes:
- the pcf11 gene encoding pre-mRNA cleavage complex 2 protein Pcf11: MDCLLLNAYAGDKFGVASPPSKMDDSAAREDACQEYQSSLEDLTFNSKPHINMLTILAEENVNFAKDIVSIIEAQISKAPAAEKLPVLYLVDSIVKNVGGEYLAVFAKNLITSFICVFEKVDENTRKSLFKLRSTWDEVFPLKKLYALDVRVNSVDPAWPIKPLPPTVNASIHVNPKFLKQSEEAPSPRPTPSQPPPQVIQSSLNQEQLIRQQLLAKQKQLLELQQKKIELELEQTKAQLAGGFSLLMPTPVPPMATPKPVGQPTPVVRHVITPQPQTEPKLPTRDPRLNRIGPPGPSKGKEHPTGKKEAPPTIVTPVITPEKRVSAKVRIPRKDDKPNIKSPMIKNIQSKNKQAEVENQKSADNTKKDPQLKKRGLDKAADDKDDEQKEKKRSNNKRDESARGAELPKAYRGRLQNGLVTKHERGESAEKVGGNARTHARKRSRSRSRSPTSPKRKDRRSPKSRTRSCSLSPSPSRKVAKPRRARGDEPPHSKTARDDRLASKKNQAENRRSKTPADDRRSKSRDSPRSHDGGSNQAKDAPPRWRSGWDENKHLKPGDSHAKLGPQRHKPYNTPTRPTTPRTPKHRLSVDANLQIPEALNSASKKDLLRRASKSLESGEISQEDFLNMAHKIKNFFQYQEEKQQRPESWSPAANFPPKKTLLATPPEPMDAAQLTYFEHKSKLKKTQVAHRSTGEGWESLEECEGPGRAPRELGEGRSIEREESRPPLAPMVEEYNHGKEFPALKSLPGLRFRRRADPRETSEREWNSPLTERQREEQKSGYDAPRRYVPSADSRHPDPRRLEGLPPSGAPVLRNCPSPTALETPIPMFERERLSPLHQKEMADMSPIPRFESPNSVHSDDGPLPSVAPLTPQSILQGPVLGALLSNIHQPSNSPGHTPPHDGGPTPSRFDAPGHMGPSRPNPPGWYNELSHFEGPQGRPPHHNMPERFNGPHMPQGPLRGADNMGCFDGPSVPQVAPRFDGPGPGHFENPVPCFNNNQGPGPAPMGFQQQQPIPFENPALHLEGSAGPICFEGPGQQGPRFDIPSQGPRFDGPPGQQGHPRFAPQLNIPMRPMPPPMYDNALQPPQNFTMAPQPFPEPINPQFHPGPMAFPAPPNIQPAANFNILPGPPFNQAGATPFFNSTVASINMQQSVNVLNVNQPFLPQNPAPFGHQAPQMPPADNHFSQVDVNDLLSKLISTGIIKGSQPDTTAPTNELPPSSAPDMPPAEEEEDEELEDDFPDLTNFKIDDMKQRYESVVTKLYSGNQCCLCSMRFTIAQTDLYADHLDWHFRQNHAGKVAGKKITHRRWYYGLRDWIEFEEIADLEERAKSLFFEKENEVEVQKNQAAAKEKEFQSVKAAKDQVAELCEICQEPFETYWVEEEEDWFLKNAIRVDDKNFHPSCFEDYKNTSSYLDITPSPNKVLSEHPLSVFMKAEEDEDSQSCAFAASVKQEADSDEDEGECVVKKEEEEEALLTDVQSEERL, translated from the exons ATGGACTGCCTGCTGCTCAATGCATACGCTGGCGATAAATTTGGTGTAGCTTCCCCCCCCTCGAAGATGGACGACAGCGCGGCGAGGGAAGATGCCTGCCAAGAGTATCAGTCCTCGCTGGAAGACCTGACGTTCAACAGCAAGCCGCACATCAACATGCTGACCATTCTGGCCGAGGAAAACGTCAACTTCGCCAAGGATATCGTCTCGATAATTGAAGCACAAATAAGCAAG GCCCCAGCAGCCGAGAAGCTTCCAGTTTTGTACTTAGTGGATTCCATAGTGAAGAATGTCGGAGGAGAGTACCTCGCAGTGTTTGCTAAAAACCTAATCACTTCATTTATATGTGTGTTTGAAAAG GTGGATGAGAACACTAGAAAGAGTTTGTTCAAGTTGCGATCGACATGGGACGAAGTGTTCCCTCTGAAGAAACTGTACGCACTAGACGTACGAGTCAATTCTGTGGACCCGGCGTGGCCCATCAAGCCTCTGCCGCCAACAGTCAATGCCAGCATCCATGTCAACCCAAAGTTTTTAAAACAG TCTGAGGAGGCACCTTCTCCACGGCCTACCCCCTCGCAACCGCCGCCGCAGGTAATTCAGTCCAGCCTGAACCAAGAGCAGCTCATCCGACAGCAGCTGCTGGCCAAACAGAAGCAGCTTCTTGAGCTTCAGCAGAAGAAAATTGAGCTGGAACTGGAGCAGACGAAAGCACAGCTG GCAGGAGGATTTTCATTACTAATGCCAACTCCAGTACCTCCCATGGCAACCCCGAAACCGGTTGGCCAGCCCACTCCCGTGGTCCGACACGTGATTACTCCTCAGCCTCAGACTGAGCCCAAGCTACCCACTAGAGACCCGCGTCTGAACCGCATTGGGCCTCCAGGACCGTCCAAAGGCAAAGAGCACCCTACTGGGAAAAAGGAAGCCCCTCCCACAATAGTAACCCCTGTTATTACACCAGAGAAACGGGTGTCAGCGAAGGTGCGGATCCCGAGAAAGGATGACAAGCCCAACATTAAGTCtccaatgattaaaaacatccaGAGTAAGAACAAGCAAGCTGAGGTTGAGAACCAGAAGTCTGCAGACAACACAAAGAAAGATCCCCAGTTGAAGAAACGTGGCCTGGACAAGGCtgcagatgacaaagatgatgagcagaaggagaagaaaagaagCAACAACAAGCGAGATGAGTCTGCGCGGGGAGCCGAACTGCCAAAAGCCTACAGAGGAAGGCTGCAGAACGGCTTGGTGACCAAACACGAGCGCGGCGAGTCTGCAGAGAAGGTCGGCGGTAACGCCCGGACGCACGCCAGGAAACGCTCTCGGTCCAGATCCCGGTCTCCCACCTCGCCAAAGAGGAAAGACAGGCGGTCGCCCAAGAGCAGAACCAGGAGCTGCTCCCTGTCACCATCCCCTTCGCGCAAAGTGGCGAAACCCAGGAGGGCCAGGGGTGATGAGCCGCCGCACAGTAAGACCGCCCGGGACGACCGTCTGGCATCCAAGAAGAACCAAGCGGAGAACAGGCGCTCAAAGACTCCAGCAGACGACCGCCGCTCCAAGTCCAGAGACTCTCCACGGAGCCACGATGGAGGGAGCAACCAAGCCAAAGATGCTCCTCCCCGCTGgagaagtggctgggatgagaacaAACA TCTTAAGCCAGGGGACTCTCACGCAAAGCTTGGACCCCAGAGGCATAAACCCTACAACACGCCAACACGTCCCACCACCCCCCGTACCCCGAAACACCGTCTAAGCGTGGATGCCAACCTCCAGATACCTGAAGCCCTCAACTCTGCATCAAAGAAAGACCTGCTCAGAAGG gcAAGCAAGAGCTTGGAGAGCGGTGAGATTTCGCAGGAGGACTTCCTGAACATGGCCCACAAGATCAAGAACTTCTTCCAGTATCAGGAGGAGAAGCAACAGCGCCCAGAGAGTTGGAGCCCTGCCGCCAATTTCCCTCCCAAGAAGACGTTGCTGGCCACGCCTCCAGAGCCCATGGATGCGGCTCAATTGACATACTTTGAGCACAAGTCCAAGCTGAAGAAGACACAAGTGGCACACCGTTCCACtggagaaggctgggaaagtttGGAAGAATGTGAGGGGCCAGGCCGGGCGCCACGTGAGCTGG gCGAGGGGAGAAGTATAGAACGTGAAGAATCCAGACCTCCGCTCGCTCCCATGGTAGAGGAGTACAACCATGGCAAAGAGTTCCCCGCACTCAAATCTTTGCCAGGCCTTCGCTTCAGGAGGAGGGCAGACCCCAGAGAGACCA gtgAGAGAGAGTGGAACTCCCCCTTGACTGAGCGTCAACGTGAGGAGCAGAAGAGCGGCTACGACGCGCCGCGGCGGTACGTCCCGTCGGCAGACTCAAGACACCCCGACCCTCGGCGTCTGGAGGGGCTCCCCCCTTCCGGCGCCCCGGTTCTCAGGAACTGTCCAAGCCCGACCGCTCTGGAAACTCCCATCCCCATGTTTGAGCGTGAACGCCTATCGCCGCTCCACCAGAAGGAAATGGCTGACATGAGCCCCATTCCGCGCTTCGAGAGTCCCAACAGCGTACACTCTGATGACGGGCCGCTCCCCTCCGTCGCTCCCCTTACTCCTCAATCCATCCTCCAGGGGCCTGTGCTCGGGGCACTATTGTCTAATATTCATCAGCCAAGTAATTCCCCAGGACACACCCCTCCGCACGACGGAGGCCCCACACCGTCCCGGTTTGACGCTCCCGGACACATGGGCCCATCTAGGCCAAACCCTCCAGGCTGGTACAATGAGCTGTCCCACTTTGAGGGTCCTCAAGGCAGACCCCCTCATCACAACATGCCAGAGAGGTTTAATGGACCACACATGCCTCAGGGACCATTGAGAGGCGCAGACAATATGGGTTGTTTTGACGGTCCTTCGGTCCCACAGGTTGCCCCAAGGTTTGACGGACCGGGTCCTGGGCACTTTGAGAATCCAGTCCCATGCTTTAACAACAACCAGGGGCCCGGTCCTGCACCAATGGGCTTCCAGCAGCAGCAACCGATTCCCTTTGAGAACCCCGCATTGCATCTGGAAGGGTCTGCTGGTCCAATATGTTTTGAGGGGCCTGGCCAGCAGGGACCCCGGTTTGATATACCTTCTCAGGGCCCACGCTTTGATGGTCCACCTGGCCAGCAGGGTCACCCCAGGTTTGCGCCTCAACTCAACATACCTATGCGGCCGATGCCCCCTCCCATGTACGACAATGCCCTTCAGCCACCGCAAAACTTCACTATGGCCCCGCAGCCGTTCCCGGAGCCCATCAACCCTCAGTTCCACCCGGGGCCAATGGCGTTCCCCGCGCCGCCGAACATTCAGCCCGCGGCCAACTTCAACATCCTGCCCGGCCCTCCATTCAACCAGGCGGGTGCCACCCCCTTTTTCAACAGCACAGTGGCTTCCATCAACATGCAGCAGTCG GTCAACGTGTTGAACGTGAACCAGCCATTCCTGCCTCAGAACCCAGCGCCTTTTGGACATCAAG CTCCCCAAATGCCCCCCGCAGATAACCACTTCAGTCAGGTTGACGTCAACGACTTGCTCTCCAAACTCATCTCCACTGGCATCATCAAAGGGTCACAGCCGGACACCACAGCCCCCACCAACG AGTTACCTCCTTCATCAGCACCAGACATGCCTCCtgcagaggaggaagaagatgaggagTTGGAGGACGATTTCCCTGACCTCACCAACTTCAAGATTGACGACATGAAACA ACGTTACGAGAGTGTGGTGACCAAGCTGTATTCGGGGAACCAGTGCTGCCTTTGCAGCATGAGGTTCACCATCGCGCAGACAGACCTGTACGCCGACCACCTGGATTGGCACTTCAGGCAGAACCACGCCGGCAAGGTAGCTGGCAAAAAGATCACGCACCGCCGCTGGTATTACGGCCTTAGG GACTGGATCGAGTTCGAGGAGATCGCTGACCTGGAGGAGCGAGCCAAGAGCCTCTTCTTCGAGAAGGAGAACGAGGTGGAGGTTCAGAAGAACCAGGCGGCGGCCAAAGAAAAGGAGTTTCAGAGCGTGAAGGCTGCCAAAGACCAAGTCGCAGAA TTGTGCGAAATCTGCCAGGAACCGTTCGAGACGTACTGggtggaagaagaggaggactgGTTCCTCAAGAATGCCATCAGGGTTGATGATAAG AACTTCCATCCTTCCTGTTTTGAGGATTATAAAAAT ACATCTTCATACCTGGACATAACGCCATCGCCCAACAAAGTGCTGAGCGAACATCCACTGAGCGTTTTCATGAAGGCCGAGGAAGACGAGGATTCTCAGTCCTGTGCCTTCGCTGCATCAGTCAAGCAGGAAGCTGATTCTGACGAGGACGAAGGCGAGtgtgtggtgaagaaggaggaagaggaggaggcactTTTAACAGACGTGCAATCAGAAGAGAGACTGTGA